CGAATCCAGCACCGGCCCCGGCGCCTCGCGCGAGCGATGCGGCACTGGGAGCGGCGAAGCTTGAGGAGGACCTGAGAAGGAAGCGCCGCTCGGTGGCTTCATCATTCCTCGCGGGCGAGACGGGATCGACGGCGGGCGGATCTTCCGCGGGGGTGCCGCAGGGGAAGCCATTCCTGGGCTAAGCCAATAAACCAGCAGCGAACAAACCACGACGATGATGACGGGAGAAGAGGTGCTAAAAATCCGGGACCAGCTGAAGACGCTGCGGGCGCCGATGGAAAGCCATTGGGACCAGCTGGCGGAAATCTTCACGCCCTTCCAGCGGATCAATCCGGAGATGCCGGCGGTGCTGGATGCAGATGCGATGTTTGACAGCACGCCACGCCAGGCGGCGCATACCTTTGCCAATGGCCTGTGCTCGCTGATCACGCCGCGGGAGGAGCAGTGGTTCGAATTCTCGCCACCGAAGGAACTCGAGAAGGATGACGAGGCGATCCGCTGGTACCGGGAATGCAGCGAGACGGCGCTGGGCTACATCGAGAGCTCGAACTTCTACGAGGAGATGCAGCAGGCGCTCTTCGAGTCGCCGGTCTTCGGGACTTGCTCGCTCTACTGCGGGGACCTGGACGAGCGGGGCGAGCTGTGTTTCCTGAACCAGACGATCGGGACCTACTACATCGCGGAGGACGCGAAGGGCCGGGTAAACGTGCATGTACGGGAACTCCAGTACACGGCACAGCAGGCGGCGGATGAATTCGGCAAGGACGCGCTGCCGCGGAAGATCGCGGAGAAGGCGGGCCGGCCGGAGGGGCTGGTGGAGAAGTTCGAATTCGTCCACCTGGTGTGCAAGCGGCATGATCCGGCACCGCGGGATTCGTCCGAGGCGGTGAAGAGGCCATGGGTGGACATCGTGGTGGCCTGCGAGGGGAAATCTGTGGTGCGGCGCAGCGGGCTGAATGACTTCAGCTTCGCGTGCCACCGTTTCTCGAAGCACGCGAACTGCGTGTGGGGATTCGGCCCGGGATCGATGGCGAAGGGGGATTCGCGCCAGCTGTCTTTCCTGAATGAGCTGGCGGATCTGGGCACGGAGAAATCGGTCTTTCCTCCGATCCTGGCACCGGCCTCGATGGAAGGAGAGATCGCGCAGGGTGCGCTGGAGGTAACTTACTTCGATGAGAATTCGGCGGGCGCGGCGGGGAACATCCGGGCGCTGCATGAGCAGGGGCGCTATGATATTTTGAAGGATCGCCTGCAGGACAAGAAGACGATGGTGCAGGAGGCCTTCTTCCTGGATCTCTTCAAGATGTTCAGCATGCGCGCGCGGGATCGCTCGCCGCTGACGGCGACGGAGGCGAATTACATCGCGGGTGAGAAGCTGACGCAATTCTCCCCGGTGTATGGCCGGATCATGAATGAGATGATCGACGTGGTGCTGGCGCGGGTGTTCTCGGTGCTGGCGCGTGCGGGGAAATTCTCCCCTGCCCCGGCGGCGGTGGAAGCGGCGCTGGAGGGCGGACGGATCCGGTACAAGAACAAGATCGCGCTGGCGATGCAGGCGAAGGAGAACGGCGCGCTGACGGAGCTCTTCCAAGTGCTGATGCCGGTGCTGCAGTCCTTCCCGCAGCTGGGCCAAGTACTATTTAATGCGTACAAGCCGGAGGTGCTGATCCGGGATCTGATCCGGAACAGCGGTCAGCCGGAGCGATGGATCGCGAGCCTGAAGGAGATGCAGAAGAAGACGGAGGCGCAGGCTCAGGCGATGCTGGCGCAAGCGGAAGCTCAGGCACAGCCGCAGATGGTGAGGGGCGCTTGAGTTCAGCAAAGGCAGGG
This portion of the Luteolibacter luteus genome encodes:
- a CDS encoding portal protein; its protein translation is MMTGEEVLKIRDQLKTLRAPMESHWDQLAEIFTPFQRINPEMPAVLDADAMFDSTPRQAAHTFANGLCSLITPREEQWFEFSPPKELEKDDEAIRWYRECSETALGYIESSNFYEEMQQALFESPVFGTCSLYCGDLDERGELCFLNQTIGTYYIAEDAKGRVNVHVRELQYTAQQAADEFGKDALPRKIAEKAGRPEGLVEKFEFVHLVCKRHDPAPRDSSEAVKRPWVDIVVACEGKSVVRRSGLNDFSFACHRFSKHANCVWGFGPGSMAKGDSRQLSFLNELADLGTEKSVFPPILAPASMEGEIAQGALEVTYFDENSAGAAGNIRALHEQGRYDILKDRLQDKKTMVQEAFFLDLFKMFSMRARDRSPLTATEANYIAGEKLTQFSPVYGRIMNEMIDVVLARVFSVLARAGKFSPAPAAVEAALEGGRIRYKNKIALAMQAKENGALTELFQVLMPVLQSFPQLGQVLFNAYKPEVLIRDLIRNSGQPERWIASLKEMQKKTEAQAQAMLAQAEAQAQPQMVRGA